The sequence GAGGGGAACGGAGTGGCCCGGGCGATGACGAGCAACCAGTCGGGGAACCACACGATCGGGATCAGGAAGCCCGAGAGCAGGTTCATCACCGCGTTGTACACGACGGTCAGCCCGCGGGTCTCCACCAGCCAGAAGGCGGCGAGGTTGACGAGCATGTCCCCGAGGAAGGCGACAGTGATCGCCAGCAGCAGGGACAGCAGGCCGAGCGGGTAGGACAGCGGATCCTCGGGCAGCGCGAGCCCGGTGATCAGCGCTCCGATCAGCAGCGGCGGCACCCCGCGCCCCAGCAGCAGGAATCCCGCGCGCCCGAGTTTCTGCGCGTAGTACAGGCCCAGGAAGGAGGTGGGGCGCAGCAGGTCGATCGCCACTTCGCCCTCGTGGACCCGCTGGGAGACCTCGCGGGTGCCGAAGGCCTCGATCGGGGCGAGCAGCGCCTGCCCGAGCCACACGTAGGTCGCGGCCTGGGCGGCGGTGTAGCCGCTGAGCTCGCCGCCCGCCGTGCCGATCGCGGCGAAGAGGATCGAGGCCCGGATGAGCCCGAACACCGAGTTGGTGAAGACTCCGGCGGCGGTGGCCATGCGGTAGGTCGAATACTGGCGGAAGGCCGCGGCGGCGATCGACCAGTACGTGAGCACCCGCGCGAGCCTAGCGAGCTGTGGGAGGCCCCACAAGAGCGGGCCCGCATCGTCAGCGACCTGCGGTGCGTCGGCGCGTGCGCGCGCGACCCGCCGGGGTCCCGCGCGGCGCGGCCCGGTCCGTGTCGCCGCGCGGCGCGGCGCCCGTCTACGCTGGCCCGGCCCCATCCCGACCCCCGGAGCGGACCGTTATGCACCCCCTCACCGACACCGCCGTCGATCCGGCGCCCCGCGAGGGCGCCCAGCCCGCCCCCGGGCCCGTCGACCCCACCCCGGCCCCGCGCCGCCGACGCTTCGGACTGCTGCCGCGGATCCTCGTCGCGATCGTGCTCGGCATCCTGCTGGGCCTGGTGCTGCCCGAGACCGTCGCCCGCGTGTTCACCACCTTCAACGGGGTCTTCTCCGGCTTCCTCGGCTTCCTCATCCCGCTGATCATCGTGGGGCTGGTGACCCCCGCGATCGCCGAGCTCGGCCACGGCGCCGGGAAGATGCTCGCGGCCACCGCCGGGATCGCCTATCTCTCCACGCTCCTGTGCGGTCTCTTCGCGCTCGCGCTGTCCCTGCTGCTGCTGCCGCGGATGCTGGGCGGTGCGAGCGTCGACTCCCTCGAGAACCCCGAGGACTCGGCGATCGCGCCCTACGTCGAGATCGACATCCCGCCCGTGTTCGACGTGATGACCGCCCTGGTGCTCTCCTTCTGCCTCGGCATCGGCCTGACCCTGGTGAGCAGGGGAGCGCTGCAGGAATCCTTCGTGCAGCTGCGCACCATCATCGTGCGGATCATCGAGGCGATCATCATCCCGCTCCTGCCGCTGTACATCTTCGGCATGTTCCTGGGCCTGACCCTGAACGGCCAGATCTGGACGGTCATCGGCACCTTCCTCACGGTGATCCTGCTCGTGTTCGCGATGACCGTGGTGGTGCTGCTCGCGCAGTACGCGGTGGCCGGCTGGGCGATGGGCCGCAACCCGCTGAAGATGCTGTGGAGGATGATGCCCGCCTATCTCACGGCCCTGGGCACCAGCTCCTCCGCGGCGACGATCCCGGTGACCACCGAGTGCACCAAGCGCAACGGGGTCCCCGAGGCGATCGCCGACTTCGTGGTGCCGCTGTGCGCGACGATCCACCTCGCCGGCTCCACGCTGAAGATCACCACCTTCGCCGTCGCGATCATGATCGTCACCGGCATGCCGCTGGACCTCGGCGCCCTGCTGGGCTTCGTCGTCATGCTCGGCGTGGTGATGATCGCGGCGCCCGGGGTCCCCGGCGGCGCGATCATGGCGGCCGCCGGCGTGCTCACCTCCGTGCTCGGCTTCGGCGAGGCGGCGGTGGGTCTGATGATCGCCGCCTACATCGCGATCGACTCCTTCGGCACCGCGACCAACGTCACCGGTGACGGCGCGATCGCCGCGCTCATGGCCCGG comes from Brachybacterium faecium DSM 4810 and encodes:
- a CDS encoding ABC-type uncharacterized transport system, permease component (PFAM: Protein of unknown function (DUF990)), yielding MLTYWSIAAAAFRQYSTYRMATAAGVFTNSVFGLIRASILFAAIGTAGGELSGYTAAQAATYVWLGQALLAPIEAFGTREVSQRVHEGEVAIDLLRPTSFLGLYYAQKLGRAGFLLLGRGVPPLLIGALITGLALPEDPLSYPLGLLSLLLAITVAFLGDMLVNLAAFWLVETRGLTVVYNAVMNLLSGFLIPIVWFPDWLLVIARATPFPSMIQTPIDTLSGRLASCEALPLLAVQLGWVALLGLAAWAMLRAGVRSMEVQGG
- a CDS encoding Na+/H+ dicarboxylate symporter (PFAM: Sodium:dicarboxylate symporter family) — encoded protein: MHPLTDTAVDPAPREGAQPAPGPVDPTPAPRRRRFGLLPRILVAIVLGILLGLVLPETVARVFTTFNGVFSGFLGFLIPLIIVGLVTPAIAELGHGAGKMLAATAGIAYLSTLLCGLFALALSLLLLPRMLGGASVDSLENPEDSAIAPYVEIDIPPVFDVMTALVLSFCLGIGLTLVSRGALQESFVQLRTIIVRIIEAIIIPLLPLYIFGMFLGLTLNGQIWTVIGTFLTVILLVFAMTVVVLLAQYAVAGWAMGRNPLKMLWRMMPAYLTALGTSSSAATIPVTTECTKRNGVPEAIADFVVPLCATIHLAGSTLKITTFAVAIMIVTGMPLDLGALLGFVVMLGVVMIAAPGVPGGAIMAAAGVLTSVLGFGEAAVGLMIAAYIAIDSFGTATNVTGDGAIAALMARLSKGRVSGQLQTGGHASVQGV